The DNA sequence GCTTTTTCAATTGCCCGGGTGATCTTCTCCCCGACTACAGATCCCATGCTTCCCATCCGGAAAGTCGAATCCATTACAGCCACAGAAACTTTCATGCCTTCTACTTCACCAGTCCCCGTTACGACAGCCTCATTGATGCCTGTCTTTTTGCGGTCTTTCTCCAGCTTCTCTACATAATCCGGAAAGCCAAGCGGATTTTCAGAAATCATATTAGCATTAAGCTCTTCAAAAGTATGCGGATCGAGGAAGCTGTTAAGCCGCTCACGGGAATTCATGGAATGATGGTGCTGGCAATGGAAGCACACTTTTAAATTTTTGGACAGCTCTTTCGTATACATGATCTTTTTGCAATTAGGACATTTCGTCATAATTCCCTCTGGAACATCATGCTTTGCGGTTTCCGAAGGTATGGTTGCATATTTCTTCTTTTTTGGTTTACTGAATATATCTTTAAGCAAGGTGAACCTCCCCCATTCGTTACATAAGCAATTAATATCAGGCAAATGCCTCAGGAACTATCAGCCCCAATATACTTAAATACTGCTTAAGATCCAGTGGTCAGACCACCGATCTAAAAAACGAAGCCTTTTCAGGCGCTTCGTATGTTTGTCCCTATCAATATAGAACAATCGCTTTGCAGAATCTGCAAAAAACTGTCACCGCTGAATCGACAATTTCCTCAAATCCCGGTACACTCTTCTGACTTCTGATTCTTTCCGGGTTGAAAGAGCGTCGATAAGATTTGTATACTCTTCGAGTGTGGCATCGGCTCCTTGCAGATGCAGTGAATTGTAATAATCCTTCAGGATCAGCCACATTCTGATGAA is a window from the Bacillus infantis NRRL B-14911 genome containing:
- the accD gene encoding acetyl-CoA carboxylase, carboxyltransferase subunit beta, whose translation is MLKDIFSKPKKKKYATIPSETAKHDVPEGIMTKCPNCKKIMYTKELSKNLKVCFHCQHHHSMNSRERLNSFLDPHTFEELNANMISENPLGFPDYVEKLEKDRKKTGINEAVVTGTGEVEGMKVSVAVMDSTFRMGSMGSVVGEKITRAIEKADELAVPFIIFTASGGARMQEGVLSLMQMAKTSVALKRFSDNGGLIISIMTHPTTGGVSASFASLGDYNLAEPGALIGFAGRRIIEQTIREELPEDFQTSEFLLKHGQLDAVVSRTELKEKVANILSIHQGGDFEW